Proteins encoded by one window of Primulina huaijiensis isolate GDHJ02 chromosome 1, ASM1229523v2, whole genome shotgun sequence:
- the LOC140983080 gene encoding cytokinin dehydrogenase 9-like gives MRHVHSKYHNSFKQKVLVFRVLLFFLHGFAIHREHPFSNHNFVSTTESPHLVPSIMPSTIGILTFDGHLSFENIDHAAKDFGNRYHLMPSAVLYPKSISDISSIIKYIFCMDKSSQLTVAARGRGHSLEGQAQAYGGVVINMESLQMPEMSFHIGKCPYVDVSAGQLWISILHASLEKGLAPKSWTDYLHLTVGGTLSNAGISGQAFRHGPQINNVYQLEVVTGRGEVLTCSKNNNTDLFHAVLGGLGQFGIITKARIALEPAPKMVKWIRALYSDFTLFIHDQELLISAEGSFDYIEGFVIINRTGLLNNWRSSFNPKDPVQANQFISDDKILFCLEVAKYFNPDETDHIDKDIDTLLSGLSNIPSTLFLSEVSYVDFLDRVHVSEIKLQEKGLWDMPHPWLNLLIPRSKIHNFAQEVFGNIINDTSNGPVLIYPIDKSRWKKETSLITPEEDVFYLVAFLSSARPSSTGKDGLDHILSQNNKILKFCEKSDLGIKQYLPHYSSQEEWKAHFGIHWEAFFRRKLTYDPLAILAPGQGIFQRVHSFDQQQP, from the exons ATGAGACATGTTCACTCTAAATATCATAACAGCTTCAAACAAAAAGTTCTAGTCTTCAGAGTTCTACTATTTTTCTTGCATGGCTTCGCAATCCATAGAGAGCACCCTTTTTCTAACCACAACTTTGTTTCCACTACTGAGTCTCCACACTTGGTCCCATCGATCATGCCATCTACAATAGGAATCCTGACATTTGATGGGCACTTAAGTTTTGAGAACATCGATCATGCAGCCAAGGACTTTGGCAATAGATACCATCTAATGCCATCTGcagttttatacccaaaatCCATTTCCGATATTTCCTCTatcattaaatatattttttgtatggATAAAAGTTCACAACTTACAGTTGCAGCTAGAGGACGTGGTCACTCCCTAGAAGGCCAAGCACAGGCATATGGTGGTGTTGTTATTAACATGGAATCTCTACAGATGCCGGAAATGAGTTTTCACATTGGAAAATGTCCCTATGTCGATGTATCAGCTGGACAACTTTGGATTAGCATCCTCCATGCTAGTCTTGAAAAAGGATTGGCTCCGAAATCATGGACTGATTATCTTCATCTAACAGTTGGGGGCACTTTATCAAATGCTGGAATCAGTGGGCAAGCATTTCGGCACGGACCACAGATTAACAATGTCTACCAACTAGAAGTAGTAACAG GTAGGGGAGAAGTGTTAACttgttcaaaaaataataatactgaCCTCTTCCATGCTGTACTTGGAGGACTTGGACAATTCGGTATCATCACCAAAGCCAGAATCGCCCTTGAGCCAGCCCCCAAAATG GTTAAATGGATCAGGGCACTTTATTCGGACTTTACTTTATTCATTCACGACCAGGAGCTTCTAATATCTGCTGAAGGATCTTTTGATTATATAGAAGGATTTGTCATTATAAATAGAACTGGTTTACTAAATAACTGGAGATCATCTTTCAATCCCAAAGATCCAGTCCAGGCCAACCAGTTCATTTCCGATGATAAAATTCTATTTTGCCTTGAAGTTGCAAAATACTTTAATCCGGATGAGACAGATCATATCGATAAG GATATTGATACCCTTTTATCGGGGTTAAGTAACATCCCTTCCACTCTCTTCCTGTCAGAAGTTTCTTATGTAGATTTTTTAGACAGAGTTCATGTGTCTGAAATAAAACTCCAAGAAAAGGGTTTGTGGGATATGCCGCACCCATGGCTAAATCTTCTCATTCCAAGAAGCAAGATTCATAACTTCGCGCAAGAAGTTTTCGGCAACATTATTAATGACACCAGTAACGGTCCTGTACTGATCTATCCAATAGACAAATCGAG GTGGAAAAAGGAAACATCTTTAATTACACCCGAGGAGGATGTTTTCTACCTAGTCGCGTTCCTATCTTCGGCAAGACCGTCTTCCACCGGAAAAGACGGTCTGGACCACATTTTGTCCCAAAACaacaaaattctaaaattttgtgaaaagtcAGATCTTGGTATCAAACAGTACTTGCCTCATTATAGCTCTCAAGAAGAGTGGAAAGCTCACTTTGGCATTCACTGGGAAGCATTCTTCAGAAGGAAATTGACTTATGATCCCCTCGCAATTTTAGCTCCTGGACAAGGAATCTTTCAAAGAGTACATTCCTTTGACCAACAGCAACCTTAA